CACTGTTCATCTGGTTCGACGTAGAATTTTTCACCCATACACGCACAGACTTTTTTGACTGTTCCTTTTTTAGCCACAACTATTCTCCTTTGTATTGACGGGCACATCTTCTGGAAAAGATATCCCTGTGGTTTTATTTTAAGCACACATTAGCAACAAAATTTAGGTCTTTTCAGTGCAACTCAAATGTCGTCGGAAGAAATAATTTCATTAGTTGCATCATTTATTGATTGTTTGAAATTTTGCTTCCTGGCAATTGGTACAAGTTTCAATTTTCTGACAGGAGTTATTCCTGTTGAAATAGCAATTTCGCTCTGATATGTTTCGGCACTGTCCCCTGAAGAGTGTGAGGGCAAGTTGTTGATATCCATTGTTCAGTCCTTGTTTTTTCTTTGAGTTTTTCGGCTTTGAATTTTAGTTCTCAATACTACTACTTAATTAAGTATATTTATTGCAAAAATCTGCAAGTGTTTAAATCATTCTACTATATTAGCCGGACATCTCCTGGCAAAGATGTCCAGCCGTTTTTAACTTCAAACTAATTCAGGCAATAAACTAACCGCTCTTTCTTTTTCACCTTCCAGGCAGTGATAATAATGGCTTGTTGTCGTTGAAATCATTGAGTGCCCTAACAGTTTGGACACTGCTGCCAAATCTGCTCCTTTGCTCAACATGGTAGTGGCAAAGAGATGTCGTAAGTCATACATTCTAACAGGGTATTTAATGCCTGCCCGTTCGCAGGCTCTTCTGAAACCTTTGCGGATCATGCCAATTGGCTGGCCGCGCCACTCGATCACATAACCTGACATTGATGAAGGCTTCTTTCCTTTCATCTTTTCAAGCAGGGCCGGGGCAATTGGTACAGACCGGTAGGTCTTTGTCTTGCTTGCATAAATTTTAGCAATGCCTTTCTCCAAGTCGATGTGATCCCATTTCAAGGCAAGAAGTTCAGATTCACCGGGCCGTGTCCCCAGGCTGAAACAAACCTCCATGGCCCACCTGACATGTGGCTCGGCATGGTCCATGATCCTTTTGAAGTCATTGACGGTCAACTGGACATCACGCGGCTTCTCTCTTGATTTCTTCCTGCCCTTCATGGGATTTACCTTAGTCAGCCCAGTGGTGACGCCAAAATTGAAGATGGCGTTGACGTAATCGCCATAACGATTCACGGTCAGCTGGGAACGGGGCCGGCCCTGTTTACCGTCGGTTTCCTGGAAGAACTGGATGAACGGGACCATGTCATCGATGTAGGTCATCGAATTCACTGCCCGGTCGCCGATCAGCGGATTGAACTGGTTTTCAACCATCTTGGCCAACTTACGGGTATTGTTCTCGGTTCTGCCCGACACCTTGAGATGGGACAGGTATTTTGCCGCGAGTTCCCGAAATGTCATGCCTTGAGGAAAGTGATCATCTTTCACCGGGGTAGTGATCTCTTCAATCACCTTCACTGGCGCGGGCTCCGGCAAGGTGATCACCTTAGTCTGAAGGACTGGAAATGCCTGCCCCTGGTCTTTTGCTTCAATGACAGCCGAATTAAAGGCATCAGCTTGAGCATAGGCATTGTCGCCGCGCCCGAATGACTTATCCCGTCTTTTACCCGTCTCATCGTGATAAAAGACCATCCATCGCCCATCACGTTGATAGACGCCCATAAAACACCTCCGAAGTGTAGCCTCTTGATTTTAGTTGGTTATGACAATAAAACGGTAGTGAATCGAAATAGTAAGGCTCCTTGAAATGAACAGAAACAAATCAAAGGGCTTTTAAGCCCCTTGATGAATAAAGTTAAATTGTATTCATCAATATTTCTTCCACTTCCTCCTCTTGCACTCCAAGATACCTTCGAGTAATCGAAGGGCTGGAGTGGTTTAATCGTTTCGCCAAGACTTCCCAAGAAACACCGAATGTCTTTCGCTGATGGTAAGTCCATGTCTTTCGAAGTGAGTGAGCACCATAATTCCCTCTCAGGTTAATGGCCTCAGCCCACTTCTTGACATATTTTGTCACGGCATAAGTTGTGAGAGGATAATTTCGACCTTTTCTGCTTTTAAACAGGAAATGGTCATCATCATCCTTTACTGTCGCCAGATAGGCATCGAGAGCAGATTTAATCTCTCGATTTAAAATAAACACATTCTCCTTGCCTGTCTTCTTTTCTCGCAGGGTTATTCGCTCTCCGATCTTAACGCCTTTGACATCACCGACTTTTAATGCCAGCAAGTCTTGGACTCGCAGACCTGAGTTGACACCCATGACAAAAAGCAATTTGTCGCGGGGAGAGTCATTCAGAATCTTTTTGATGCTCTTCACACTTTTCAGATCAATGATCGGTTCAACCTTCATTTCCCCCTCCAATTCCCTGTTTTCTTCCAGGGAGTTGAAAATCGTACTTACAAATCAGCTCCTCAAGGGAAGCCCTTGGAAGACTCGACAATAACCCTGTAAAATTCTTTCAGAAAACCATTTCAAAAATCCCAATGTACGTTCTTATCTATAAACGTACTTTCCCCTCATTGATTATTTCTGTATAACTTTAGACAAACAAACATAACCTTGCGCCGAATAGCGAAAAAATAGCCACATCTTTCGATATGACTATGTTAAAGACCAAACGGATTAGACTTTCGTCAAAATGATCTTTCCATCTTCGGCGAGAACCGAGAACTCATCGCCGTCGCTGACGACAAGTCCTTGAAGGTCAAGATTCTTCAGATAAATCTTGAGCTCCAATTTGTTGTTCACCTTCGGCCGCCGCGAGTTCTTGAGGTAAAGCCCCTTGACCTCATAGTAGGTCTTGTCATCGCTCATAAGCTTAAGGACGTATTGCTTCAGAGTCTGGCGGTGTTTGATTTCCATCCTCGCCAGAATTGCTGAAGCGTCCATGCCATTAAAAATGCACTCGCGAAGCATCGAAGGATTGTACTTCGATTCGATCTTCTTCTTTTCAGGAACTTCCTGTTCATCCACAGACACGTTATCGTTCTTCTTGCTCATACAAGCTCCTTTGTTTGGTTTGATTGATAATTTCTGTATTGGCTGGAAGATAGTTCAAGAATTTATGCTAAATAATGCTTTTTGCATTATCTTGCGCAGGATGAGCTTG
This DNA window, taken from Desulfovibrio sp. TomC, encodes the following:
- a CDS encoding tyrosine-type recombinase/integrase, with protein sequence MGVYQRDGRWMVFYHDETGKRRDKSFGRGDNAYAQADAFNSAVIEAKDQGQAFPVLQTKVITLPEPAPVKVIEEITTPVKDDHFPQGMTFRELAAKYLSHLKVSGRTENNTRKLAKMVENQFNPLIGDRAVNSMTYIDDMVPFIQFFQETDGKQGRPRSQLTVNRYGDYVNAIFNFGVTTGLTKVNPMKGRKKSREKPRDVQLTVNDFKRIMDHAEPHVRWAMEVCFSLGTRPGESELLALKWDHIDLEKGIAKIYASKTKTYRSVPIAPALLEKMKGKKPSSMSGYVIEWRGQPIGMIRKGFRRACERAGIKYPVRMYDLRHLFATTMLSKGADLAAVSKLLGHSMISTTTSHYYHCLEGEKERAVSLLPELV
- a CDS encoding tyrosine-type recombinase/integrase, yielding MKVEPIIDLKSVKSIKKILNDSPRDKLLFVMGVNSGLRVQDLLALKVGDVKGVKIGERITLREKKTGKENVFILNREIKSALDAYLATVKDDDDHFLFKSRKGRNYPLTTYAVTKYVKKWAEAINLRGNYGAHSLRKTWTYHQRKTFGVSWEVLAKRLNHSSPSITRRYLGVQEEEVEEILMNTI